The following proteins are co-located in the Manihot esculenta cultivar AM560-2 chromosome 9, M.esculenta_v8, whole genome shotgun sequence genome:
- the LOC110623748 gene encoding uncharacterized protein LOC110623748 yields the protein MDAHSDRTSQDHTLFAAHGHADGLAVNSSVHPATCVMCRRNFNPDSDDLETISICGDCKFLLLEDLGDSTVESLRRRSRRGRRTGYSSSESIENFFSQQLSHVINQSRQNQSIVPGHDNSSVNGDASVRLLQHMSSHTTPTGSRRWQRVLSDTESEGIDNLDSLYGENETTPSVSWSRVYHGESDAISFSAYGGDSDVDVDGQSFVDTEIFIRPGEGSSVDSDTDIDPMHAGLNHWTYDGEEEDDEEEEDGEWEEADIEELSIESVVARPRVQNYIISSPPEGNGSRNGHQPSYSPEFGGLTHWRIRQDGQTYNRDIFANLEESELPRYVGNSGDYLDARGFEEFLEHLAETDSSRRGAPPAATSFVNSLPLVIINEEHEKHDGLACAICKDVLSIGTKVNRLPCLHLYHPYCILPWLSARNSCPLCRYELPTDDKEYEEGKRNNRDRMGIHEIQQQDPIEDSSSDVSDGSEEDGEFDQGGMERRELLDMDPPVSSSGREGSRRRWFFLAAAPIVSLMGFVLVLWLGNNQGRGPTRHCNLPERGLHQIHVPGSSTPNQRGNRSRRWWSLF from the coding sequence ATGGATGCACATTCAGATAGAACTTCGCAAGATCACACTCTCTTTGCTGCTCATGGCCATGCAGATGGTTTAGCAGTTAACAGTTCTGTTCACCCAGCAACATGTGTGATGTGCAGACGAAATTTTAATCCTGATAGTGATGACCTTGAAACTATCAGTATATGTGGGGACTGCAAATTTTTgcttcttgaagatcttggggATTCAACAGTTGAATCTCTTCGGAGGAGGTCTCGCAGAGGAAGAAGAACTGGGTACAGCAGCTCTGAgtcaattgaaaattttttttcacaaCAGTTATCACATGTGATTAATCAGTCGAGACAAAACCAATCCATTGTACCTGGTCATGACAATTCATCTGTCAATGGAGATGCTTCTGTTAGACTGTTGCAGCACATGAGCTCCCATACAACACCAACTGGTTCTCGAAGATGGCAACGGGTTCTGTCAGACACTGAAAGTGAGGGTATTGATAATTTGGATTCGCTTTATGGTGAGAATGAAACAACTCCCAGTGTCAGTTGGTCCAGGGTTTATCATGGTGAGAGTGATGCCATTTCTTTTAGTGCATATGGAGGGGACTCTGATGTAGATGTGGATGGACAAAGCTTTGTGGATACCGAGATTTTTATTCGACCAGGTGAGGGAAGCAGTGTTGACAGTGATACTGACATCGATCCAATGCATGCTGGTCTCAACCATTGGACCTATGATGGTGAGGAGgaggatgatgaagaagaagaagatggtgaATGGGAAGAAGCTGATATTGAGGAACTCTCAATTGAATCTGTGGTAGCAAGACCAAGGgttcaaaattatataatttcaagTCCACCTGAAGGTAATGGCTCCAGAAATGGGCATCAACCATCATATTCTCCTGAATTTGGGGGCCTAACTCACTGGAGAATCAGGCAAGACGGACAAACATATAACAGGGACATCTTTGCTAACTTAGAAGAATCAGAATTACCACGATATGTAGGAAACTCTGGGGATTATCTGGATGCAAGAGGCTTTGAAGAATTTCTTGAACATCTTGCAGAGACTGACAGCTCAAGAAGAGGAGCACCACCTGCAGCTACATCCTTTGTGAATAGCCTGCCTCTCGTGATCATTAATGAGGAGCATGAAAAGCATGATGGTTTGGCTTGTGCAATTTGCAAGGATGTTTTGTCCATTGGCACTAAAGTTAATCGGCTTCCTTGCCTTCATCTATATCATCCTTACTGTATTTTGCCATGGTTAAGTGCCCGAAATTCATGTCCTCTTTGTAGGTATGAGCTACCAACTGATGACAAAGAATATGAGGAGGGTAAGCGGAACAATAGGGATAGAATGGGGATCCATGAAATTCAACAGCAGGATCCAATTGAGGACAGTTCCTCTGATGTCTCAGATGGCAGTGAAGAAGATGGTGAATTTGACCAAGGTGGAATGGAGCGAAGGGAGCTTCTAGACATGGACCCTCCTGTAAGCAGCTCTGGAAGAGAAGGCAGTAGAAGGAGATGGTTTTTTCTTGCTGCTGCTCCAATTGTCAGTCTTATGGGTTTTGTCCTTGTATTGTGGCTAGGAAATAATCAAGGAAGAGGGCCTACTCGTCATTGCAACTTACCTGAGAGAGGGCTTCATCAAATTCACGTTCCTGGCTCTTCCACACCCAACCAAAGGGGCAACAGAAGTCGGAGATGGTGGTCTCTTTTCTAA
- the LOC110623749 gene encoding protein PIN-LIKES 6, producing the protein MSHVVERFLSAVAASVENQAAGESVIGTIKIAVLPIAKVFTMCFLGFLMASKYVNILPASGRKLLNGLVFSLLLPCLIFSQLGQAVTMKKMLEWWFIPINVVLAAISGSLIGFIVAYIVRPPYPFFKFTVIQIGIGNIGNVPLVLISALCRDKSNPFGDSDKCSTDGTAYISFGQWVGAIILYTYVFHMLAPPPEGTFDIEDGNLPLKSPAKDAPPKDAAPEQVPLLTQEDDKPIDSNAPKQGKIRRFLVFLYEKLKLKQIVQPPIIASILAMFLGAVPFFKQLIFTTDAPLYFFTDSCNILGEAMIPCILLALGGNLVDGPGSSKLGLRTTAAIIFARLVLVPPVGLGIVMSADKLGFLPAGDKMFRFVLLLQHTMPTSVLSGAVANLRGCGREAAAVLFWVHIFAVFSMAGWIILYINILF; encoded by the exons ATGTCACACGTCGTGGAGAGGTTTTTATCTGCAGTTGCTGCCTCCGTGGAAAATCAGGCGGCGGGAGAGTCGGTCATCGGCACCATCAAAATTGCGGTTCTGCCCATAGCAAAAGTTTTTACAATGTGCTTCTTGGGATTTCTTATGGCCTCCAAATATGTTAACATTTTACCTGCAAGTGGAAGAAAGCTCCTTAATGGG TTGGTTTTTTCTCTTTTGCTTCCTTGTTTGATATTCTCTCAACTTGGTCAAGCTGTTACAATGAAGAAGATGTTGGAGTG GTGGTTTATCCCCATAAATGTTGTTCTAGCAgctatatcaggctcactaatagGTTTTATTGTTGCATATATTGTTCGCCCCCCATATCCATTTTTCAAGTTCACCGTTATACAAATTGGAATCG GGAACATCGGGAATGTGCCGCTTGTCCTAATTTCAGCTTTATGCAGAGATAAATCCAATCCTTTCGGTGACTCGGACAAATGTAGCACAGATGGGACTGCATATATCTCATTTGGCCAGTGG GTTGGCGCAATCATCTTATACACATATGTATTTCATATGTTGGCACCTCCTCCTGAGGGCACGTTTGATATTGAGGATGGAAATCTTCCGCTTAAGAGCCCTGCAAAAGATGCCCCTCCAAAAGATGCTGCACCAGAGCAAGTGCCCCTGCTTACCCAGGAGGATGATAAACCAATAGATTCAAATGCTCCAAAGCAAGGAAAG ATTAGACGATTTCTAGTTTTTTTATATGAGAAGTTGAAGCTCAAGCAAATCGTTCAACCCCCTATTATTGCTTCT ATCCTAGCCATGTTCCTTGGTGCAGTGCCATTTTTCAAGCAGTTGATCTTTACAACTGATGCTCCACTATACTTTTTTACTGACAGCTGCAATATTCTTGG GGAGGCCATGATTCCGTGCATTTTGTTGGCTTTGGGAGGCAACCTTGTTGATG GACCAGGAAGTTCTAAACTTGGTTTACGGACGACTGCTGCTATCATTTTTGCTCGGTTAGTTTTGGTGCCTCCTGTTGGACTTGGCATTGTTATGTCGGCTGATAAGCTTGGCTTTCTTCCTGCTGGCGATAAGATGTTCCGGTTTGTCCTTCTTCTTCAACATACAATGCCTACATCCGTCCTGTCAG GTGCTGTTGCTAATCTGAGAGGTTGTGGAAGAGAGGCTGCTGCTGTCCTGTTCTGGGTTCATATTTTTGCCGTTTTCTCAATGGCTGGTTGGATTATTCTTTATATCAACATTCTCTTCTGA